The following proteins are co-located in the Dromiciops gliroides isolate mDroGli1 chromosome 2, mDroGli1.pri, whole genome shotgun sequence genome:
- the CD74 gene encoding HLA class II histocompatibility antigen gamma chain: MDDQRDLISNHEQQPMLGGSAGQQRSCNQGAFYTGFSVLMALLIAGQAATVYFVYQQQGRLDKLTVTSQNLQLESLKMKLPKPASLPVNKLRMATPLLMRELEPESLPSVDLTKIGNSTKDQVKYLLLQSDPRRSFPELSKSFQENMKKLKNSMESKHWKDFENWLHQWLLFEMSKKPKEEKTEGKTEPPQKVLTKCQLEASRVPPVHPGMFCPKCDENGNYEPLQCHGSTGFCWCVYPNGTEVPQTKSRDRHDCSGPLDAEELISSGLGLPKLQ, from the exons GTCCTGTAACCAGGGAGCCTTTTACACTGGCTTCTCTGTGCTGATGGCCTTGCTCATCGCTGGCCAAGCTGCTACCGTCTACTTTGTGTACCAGCAGCAGGGGAGGTTGGACAAGCTTACGGTCACTTCCCAGAATTTGCAGCTCGAGTCTCTGAAGATGAAGCTTCCCAAAC CTGCCTCCCTTCCAGTGAACAAACTTCGAATGGCTACACCCCTGCTTATGAGGGAATTGGAGCCCGAGAGCCTCCCGTCTGTG GACTTGACCAAGATTGGAAATAGTACCAAGGACCAAGTGAAGTACTTATTGCTG CAGTCTGACCCCAGAAGGTCTTTCCCTGAGCTGAGCAAGAGCTTTCAGGAGAACATGAAGAAACTCAAGAACAGCATGGAAAGCAAACACTGGAAG GATTTTGAGAACTGGCTGCACCAGTGGCTTCTGTTTGAGATGAGCAAGAAGCCCAAGGAAGAGAAGACTGAAGGGAAGACTGAACCTCCTCAGAAAG TTCTGACCAAGTGCCAGCTTGAGGCGAGCCGTGTTCCTCCCGTCCACCCGGGCATGTTCTGCCCCAAGTGCGACGAGAATGGCAACTATGAGCCTCTTCAGTGCCATGGCAGCACTGGCTTTTGCTGGTGTGTCTACCCCAATGGTACCGAGGTGCCCCAGACCAAGAGCCGTGATCGCCATGACTGCAGTG GTCCCTTGGATGCTGAGGAGCTGATTTCTTCTGGACTGGGTCTTCCTAAGCTG caatga